attatgtttttgggttgtccaTCTGTCCCGTTCCCGTAaacgtgatatctcaagaatgacttgagggaatttcttcaccAATTGGTACCAATATTGACTTGGACTAAGGGATGAATTGATccgattttggtggtcaaaagttaaggtcatggtgacctcacagCATCAATGACTAACTCACTTGATTTTGGAAGCCAAAGTTCAatgtcacagtggcctcacagaGGGGTCTGTTATTCTTGAACGTGATATCTTAAGTCTGGCTTGAGGGAAggtcttcaaatttggcacaacaattcacttggactcaaaaaaagactgattacattttggtagtaaaaactctaaaggtcaaggtcacatgaCCATGCTTTGTTTTGAACTCAGTATACCAGGAATGCCCAAAGGAAATTTTACATCTTGAACAATTCACCTGGACGTTCTGAATAGATATCGATGGTCAAAAGTCAAGGTCACGTTGGCTTCagaaaacatgtgtttgtgatatCTCAAAGGTGCTGGAGGAAATTTCTTCAAGTTGTGATCAGTTGCCACTAGGACTAAGATTTTCAGATGAAGAGATTATGTTTCAGTGGTTAAAGGTCACTTTAATGAGTCATTGAAAAAAGTATGTACAAATATGTACAAGCccactggttggcggaggcacACAACCACAGTGCTGTAATTCTAGTTCTGGTTCATAATATTGATGTTATAACAAATTGTTGGTCTAAAAGACTAAAGGtgttttctgtacattttcagGAAgaggacgatgatgatgacgacgaggAGGGTTcagaggatgaggcagatggtgaagaggaagacTACCCCAAGCTCCCTCAGGTGGGTACAATCCTCTACAGGGATGGATCACAGCCACCACAGCAGCCTCCTCTGCCCCCTTCGCCACAGGCTCAGCCCcaacctcctcctccgcctcttcAGACTGCCTTCGTCCCCATCCAGCCCCTGCCAGACTACAACCCTGCAGACTACCCGGGAAGTACCAGCCCAGAGTTGCAGAGGGTACTGGTGGGGCAGCAGATGCTGGGCCAACAGCAACAGGTTCAGGGTCAACAGTTGGGTGGGTTAGGCCCGGGAATGATACCTCAGCAGGCCCCAGATGGGCTCATGGTCGCTACACCTGCACAGACGCTCACAGACACGCTGGATGACATCATGGCAGGTGAGTTCGCttcttttttgttgattttaaattgTCATTGTTGATGCTGACTCTTGACCTAAATGCTTATGCTaaactttttttcattctttcctaTTGCAGCTGTGAGCAACCGCGTACCTATGCTGAACACTACGTCACCCACACCCCTGTCCCAGCCACCCACACAGACGCCTGCAAACATCGCCTCGCCCCCTTCAGTCCTGCCCCTCTATCCCTCTGTTGACATAGATGcacatgtaagacacattgtcattttGATGTCACAGAGATCTAACAATTGACAATTCAGTTGAGCACaactatgtatgtatgtgcacaGTCCTCTACCCTGCTGAGAGATGTTATATTCCCCACAGACGGAGAGTAACCACGATACAGCGCTGACGCTGGCATGTGCAGGAGGACATGAGGAGCTCGTGTCTGTCCTTATTGCACGGGGAGCTAACATCGAACACAGGGACAAAAAAGGTATTAAATTTGGATAAATAAAAAGGGTGTATGAACAATGAGGTTGAGTGAATCAGTAAGTGTTTTTATACATAAGATAATCAGTTAATTGTAATATcacctctctgctcctcaggtTTTACCCCTCTGATCCTGGCTGCCACTGCTGGCCACGTAGGTGTGGTGGAGGTGCTCCTGGACAAAGGGGGTGACATTGAGGCTCAGTCAGAGAGAACCAAAGACACACCCCTCTCCCTGGCCTGCTCGGGAGGACGCCAAGaggtaaacacattttcttaGCATTTACCTTCATGAGTGGCTATTTGTTTTCACTGCTCTAACTGTAATGTAACTGTGCTGGACAGGTTGTCGAGTTGTTGCTGCTTCGGGGAGCCAATAAGGAACACCGCAATGTGTCAGACTACACGCCTCTTAGCCTGGCTGCTTCTGGGGGTTACGTTAACATCATCAAAATACTCCTCAACGCTGGAGCTGAGATTAACTCCAGGTGAGCGACAAAGATATCAGAGTTCACTTTAGCCCCTCGATACTGGAGTTTCATTAATAGGATAAAATCTTTCTCTTTAATCTGACTCACATCATTGTTTTAGTTCCTGTAAGTGAACAAGGTTGAACTATTTCTTTGGCTCCTACAGGGTTTTAAATTGTACAGTGATAAAACAAATACTGCGTAGGTGTAGAATTTATCTTTGGGTTTTAGCTGCACCCATTAAATGAAAGCATAGTGATTATCTCTGTTATAAACCGGGAGTGGGAAAACAGTAAGGCAATAACTTCCCGGTCAAGGTTTTATAGCAACTGCTACTTTGATAAATACTTCTCCATATATGTTGTCCAAATACATGTAAGTGAAACCAGGAGAATCCTATTCATCCTGTTACACATTTAAGAGTTAATTGTTGTTTAGATAGTTGATCTCtaaacaatttatttatatgttttgcCTCCAGGACTGGCAGTAAGCTGGGAATCTCTCCTCTGATGCTGGCAGCTATGAATGGTCATGTAccagcagtgaagctgctgttagATATGGGCTCAGACATCAACGCCCAGATTGAGACCAACAGAAACACAGCTCTGACCCTGGCCTGCTTCCAGGGGCGGGCTGAAGTTGTCAGTCTGCTGCTAGATCGAAAGGCCAACGTAGAGCATCGTGCTAAGGTGAAGAGGCTTCCACATACGGATTGAATCTGTGATTGTATAGCTGAAATTactcatccttttttttttttttttatgttgggttaaacatattttttcccATTATTGCAATCTGTGTTTATAGTCTGTATCTGCTGGCCATCTTGCTAATTAATTTCTCTGTTCATGCAGACTGGTCTTACTCCTTTGATGGAGGCAGCCTCAGGAGGTTATGCAGAGGTGGGCCGAGTGCTGCTGGACAAAGGCGCAGATGTTAATGCTCCCCCAGTGCCCTCATCCCGAGACACTGCTCTCACCATTGCCGCCGACAAGGGCCACTACAAGTTTTGTGAGCTGCTTATCAACAGGTAAGTGCTCCCGGGTGTCAAGAACTGtgatcttgtttttgttctcatAAAAACATTTGCCTTTAGTATTCGCCAAGAGTGTGTGTTACTGGTTTTATTGCAACACAAATTGTTATTTCATTCACATCATGTTAGACATCTTTGGACATTTTAATCAGACATGGGTAATAATTCAGCCTGTGGCTGAGTGCCACCATATTCATCCTGTCACTCAACCTGGTCAGCTGCATTCCTAAAAGCAACCCTTCCTTTTTACAGGGGTGCCCATATCGATGTACGAAACAAGAAAGGGAACACTCCTCTGTGGCTGGCGGCAAACGGTGGCCATTTTGACGTGGTCCAGCTCTTGGTGCACGCCAGTGCTGATGTGGATGCAGCTGACAACCGCAAGATTACCCCACTCATGGCTGCTTTTCGCAAGGTGCAGTGTTCACCGAAAAAACAGTGAATCGGTGTATGGAATGGCTGTACTTTAGCAACTCTGTTTTCTAACCATTTCATTTAACTTTTCAGGGTCATGTGAAAGTGGTGCAGTATCTTGTGAAAGAAGTCAACCAGTTCCCATCAGATATTGAGTGCATGAGGTACATCGCAACAATTGCTGACAAGGTAGGAATTGATTTACTTTTAGCTAGTGTGCTACATTGATTGGAATTGACAGGCGAGGTTAAGATGTTTGCAGAGGTCTAACTCGAGCTGTTCCCACTTGTTGCAGGAGCTGTTGAAGAAGTGCCACCAGTGCATGGAGACCATCGTCAAAGCCAAAGACCAGCAGGCGGCCGAGGCCAATAAGAACGCTAGCATTCTTCTCAAGGAGCTAGACTTGGAGAAGGTAATGTCTGATTCTATTGCTGCACTTTTGTTTAAAGCATCCTTAATACACTGacaggatgtgtttttttacactggctctgtgttgtttgtttcagtccCGAGAGGAGAGCAAGAAGCAGGCCCTGGCTGCCAAGCGTGAGAAGCGTAAGGAGAAAcgcaagaagaagaaagaggagcagaagaggaagctggaagaggaggaggggcagaAAGTCAAGGAGGAGTTCTTCGAGAtgcaggagcagaaggaggactCGGCCGACGGTAACTTTCTAtgaatgagagagacagagactgatACAGAGTGCAGAGCTTGCTAATACAGTTATGTTGTACTCGGTTAGTAAcctcttctgattttaatttgacctTTTTATTCCCCCTCCTTCAGAAACGGAGGTTCCTATTGAGCCTCCCAGtgcaaccaccaccaccaccatcggTATATCTGCCACCTCTACCACTTTCACTACAGCTTTTGGTAAGAAACGAGCTAGTGTGGCCACTACCCCAAGCACCAAtcgcaaaaacaaaaagaacaagacAAAGGACTCCTCGCCCAACGAACCCATCATATTACAGGATCCACAGGTAAGCAACTATTCAtgctttttccttttaataATCTGGATTTTATGTATAAGGCTAGCCAAGTGTCTGATGGAAAGGaacattattttgacatttgtgtattttcctttttaggTTGCACTAGCACAGCACAAGGCTGACAAGAACAAGATCCATGGTGAGCCacggggtgggggtgggggagtgACGGGTGGCAACAGCGACTCTGACCCCTTGGATAGCACCGACTGTGCCagcgagagcagcagcagcgggggcAAGAGTCAGGAGCTCAACTACCTCCCTGACCtcacctcctccgcctcctcctcctcctcctcttcctcctcatcctcctcctcctcagcccccTCCTCAGGAGCAGCCCAGGCCCTCCTGCCCGGCCCTGAGAAGAGACACTGTCCTCAACCACAGACTGATGGCAAGCTGGACAGCAAGGTCACAGTCTCCATCTCCAAACCAATGCAAAAGTGAGTCCCTGAAGGAGCAGAGCACATTTAtcactggtctctctctctctctctctctctctctctctctctctctctctctgtttgtgtgtgtgaagctgttCGTCTAGGGAATACAAGCTCAGCTTTAAAGTTCTGTTTTTATGGGAGAACCATCCacaatacatttctttaaagtGCAGTGTTAAATTATCACCCAACTAATTTCAGAAAGTATGAAACTAGTAAATCAAAGAACAGTTTATGTCATCGTCTTCTAACCGAAACTGATCTTGATATGTGTTGTCACAGAGCTCCAGACATGGGTGACTCCACCTCCAACTCCCTGCCCTCTCCATTCAAGACCATGGCTCTCCCCATCACCTCACCAAACAGTAAGCTCAGCCTCACGAGCCCCAAGAGAGgccagaagagagaagagggttGGAAGGAGGTGGTCAGAAGGtcagtttatttaattataactTTTTATAATTGTCATTCAGGGCTTCAGATACACAAGTTTTACTCATCAGGCACACGTTCGTAAGAGAGATTATCTTTTACAGCATCTACATGGAACGTGTATGACATATTCTGTTGTGGAGCTAATAGAGACAATTAGTAATGTTATGTATATGTACCATTAAAtgctaattaaaatcaaaatcacCAGGGTAACTAAAGGCCAGTGCACACCTAGTCATAAAAACTGACCTCTAACCTTCTTCTTTTCATCAGATCAAAGAAGCTGTCTGTGCCAGCCTCCGTCGTGTCTCGAATCATGGGCAGAGGCGGCTGCAACATCACAGCCATCCAGGACGTGACAGGAGCCCACATTGATGTGGACAAACAGAAGGACAAGAATGGGGAGAGGATGATCACCATAAGGTAAAAACAATGCCCCCTGGTGGACTGTCAACACCACTGCAGATGTACTCAGGTGCATAACACACGTACGCCCCTGAAAGATGATGTCATTCATATCTACTGGCCAGTCCCACAATGCAGCAGTCCAGCTTTAATATATTGGTGCGCTGTCTTTGATGTTAGGTGACTTCAGGGAGATTTAATTTTCTATCGTCTTTCATTTCAATGTCATTAGATACTGTAACTCTTTCGGGCAATATGTCTGATGTCCTTGCCATAtcaatgccacacacacacagggagtgcTGCAGGGAGACTGTATAACAGTATAAATCACCTGCATGAAATAATCCGCACTCGCAGCTATGCAAGGTCAATTTTTCACGCAAGGTTTTCGTCCTTGTTTGAGAGGTCACACCAGGGTGAGCAATAGAAAGACTTACTTACTTAGTGGATTTGGTGTCTGTATTGTGGTCATCTATGTTACTAGAATTCAGCAGAGCGCATACTGCTGCCAAGAGCCAACAGTgcccttaaattcaatgaagttgcaccaaattgcatacattcatagatatcagttccctaagtgtgcctgttttttcccccatcaAGATCCTTGTATTATTGAAAAGTAtctttgaaagaaaacaatttttgAGAATTTAAGCTCACAGTTTGAAATATCAACCACAAAGTCATACGTTTTAACACAAGAGCGTAGTTTAAAGAAAGTCTGCTTTGTTGTTTCAGAGGAGGGACGGAGTCTACAAGGTATGCAGTCCAGCTAATCAATGCTCTGATCCAAGACCCAGCCAAAGAGCTAGAGGATCTTATCCCAAGGAATCACATCAGAGCCCCGGGCTCTAAAACGACCTCTGCTTCCTTCCCGAGTACCACAGGGATCCCCAGCAGTTCAGTCACTGGAGCCAAGGCCCTGAGCTCGCTAGTCGGCTCCACAGGTGTCTCGTTCCAgccttcttcatcctcatcttcatcatcctctcaGGCAGGTGGAAAGATTGGGAAGGGGCTGTCGTCAAACGTCAGACAGCCATTCCCTGTGTCTTTGCCCTTGGCGTACGCCCACCCTCAACTCGCTCTACTCGCTGCTCAGACCATGCACCAGATCAGACACCCTCGTCTACCCATGGCCCAGTTTGGCGGCACCTTCTCTCCTGCCCCCAGCACCTGGGGACCTTTCCCCGTGCGCCCTGTGAGTCCAGGCAGTGCTAACAGCTCCCCCAAACACAACGGAGGCACCAACTGCACTGTAGGCCAGGCCAGACCCAACTCTACTCACAGtgatcacagcaacacagccagcTCAGGAGCCTCAGTTACAACTacaaacaccaccaccaccagtgcTCCAAACACATCTTCAGCCACGGCCTCACCTCATACCCCCAACCCTACCCCATATAATCCCCAGCCGAGCATCCCCACTCCTTCCTCTGTCAGGAAACAGCTCTTTGCCCCTGACCCTAAGCCTGCTGGTGTCTCCTCggtgtctgctgctgcaactGCGACCAGTGGCACAAATGCAGTAAGAGGCACAGGTTCTCCTGCACATCACAGTTCCACTACAGCTACCGCTAATGCCTCTCAGCAGCCAGTCGGTCTTATCTCACAGCTCTCTGTACAGTCAGCTAAAACGGAGCCCAGTGCCATGGCACCACCTGGAAAAGAGAAGACCTCTCTTCCTGTAGAGAACCAGCCTGTTTCTGTCAGCGAGAGTATCAACTCTTACACTGCCCCTTCTATGGCTCTAGCTCCCAAGCCAGATCCCCGACAGCAGTtacctccccctccctcctctgtgccGTCCACAGAGGCTCCACCGCCCCTCCTCAACCAACAGCCCAACTCCCATCTCCAATCAGCTCCTCCCCCTGTACTGTCACACAATGTTGCACACCCCAACAACACAGTCCCCCATTTCTCAGCCCCTGCACCCAGAGTCTCCCATCGTATGCAGCCACCAGGGCCTTACTCCTCCCTTCctgaacagcagcaacagcagcagcagcaacagacgcaacagcagcagcaacaatctGTGTTTGTGCCCTTCAATGCTCAGCAAGAATCTCTGAAACAGACCCAAAACCAGACATCACAGCCGACGAGTTTGCCTCCACAAGCCCAGAACCAAGCTCAAGCCCAAGCTTCAGGCTCCCTTCAGGTCTCTGCTAACCTGGGGATGATGAACGGTTCCCAGATGCAGCATGTTGCCAGTGCAGGCAAACCTCAGCAGATACCTCCCAACTTTGGTCCTGCAGGCCTCTTCAACTTCAGCAGCATCTTTGATAACAACAGCCAGGTACGTTAAAGTTTCGTTTATACGGTACACATTAGTCTTTTGCAGTAACTTGACGTGACATTGAAGAAGGTTgaacaaaacaagagaagatAAAACTAAACTATACATAAGATCAGTCATGCAGCCTGTGGTTATAAAGCTAATGTTCTAAATTGTGCTTTCCTGCAGGTTGGAAACAATCAGGTGTGGGGTGCATGCCACCTGCCTGCTCGCTCACCTCCAGAGCAGTCGTACTCTGCCCCACCAGCCTATATGAGCATGGGCCAAATCGAGAACATGATGGCCCCACCCCCTCCAGACAGCTCCAAAGCCCCTGGCTACCGCTCTGCCTCCCAGAGGATGGTCAACAGCCCCATTGGtacttttcttttacttcatGCATTATATGTTTGTTGCTAAAAGCATTAAATTGGGACtagtaaatatattttattttattgtttattgtttataaTAATTAGAACCAATTGATTAAATcatacacacagaggaaaatgttGCAAGGTAGAAACATTCCTTTAAAGAAGTATTTTATGGTGAAGTTCTAAGTTAGTTTGTACTTTGTATTGAGCTATGAGTCTCTTTATTCGTCTGCACCCACAGCTTTGACCAGCTATGCCACCAGTATCTCTGGCAGCCCAGTGTATCTGCACGGTCATACGCCGGTTGGCGCACCCTCCTTCAGCAGACAACACTTTTCTCCTCATCCATGGAGTGCATCCACATCAGGTACCAGACTCACACTGTAACTGTCCATCCACAAATGATCCATTACACATCTAGAGAAGCGTTTAAAAATTCACTTTTCTCTCGTATAagttcaaacaaatcaatgaattCTTTAAATCTGTGATTCTGATCTGCTCCTGACTAGTTCTTCCTCTATCGCCTCTTCTCCACCAGGTGAATCTCCTGTCCCACCTCCCTCCACAGTGTCGTCCTCTGCCCTGTCCACCTCCGCTGTGGCCCCTCCCCCTCAGCCTAAGCCCGGCAACTCCTCGCAGCAGGACCGGAAGGTCCCACCACCCATCGGCACAGAGCGGCTGGCCAGGATTAGGCAGACAGGTTCGGTCAACCCACCTCTCCTTACCACCAGCTACACAGCATCTGTTGGACAAGGAGGCATTTGGTCGTTTGGAGTTGGCAGTGCTTCGGGTAAgagcaaatattgtttttggtgttttgtgtttcttagaATTAAGAGCATGGAAAAATGGCATATATGGTCAAATTAAAAGTGTGGATGttattacatacacataaaGCAACATATTTCAATTTCAGTAATTGTTATCGTCAGCAATTAAGCCATAACCCTGTTGTGTGTGGCTTTGTGCAGAGGCTATGTCTGGTTGGTCCCAGCCCCTGATGAGCAGCCACATGATGCACCCCCAGCTCCAGGCGGAGCAGTCGGCCTTCTCTCAGCACCAGCCGATGGAGCAGGACGACACAGGCATCGCGAACCCTGCTAACAACTACCACCAGCCGCAGCATTTGCCCAACAGTTACATGGACTTCCCAAAGGTAACACAATGCTACGGTTCTGGAGATGATTTAACCTTTGCTCCTCTTATGAACAAATGTTTTACCAGGGATCTCATACTGTATTTCAGGGGATGCCTATGTCTATGTATGGAGGAACAATGCTGCCCCCTCATTCTTCCATGGCAGAGGGGCCAGGGGGACCGATGTACAATGGTTTGCACGCTGGTGACCCCGCATGGAGCCCCATCATCAAAGTGGTCCCAAACAATGCAGATAACGCTGACCCACAACAGCAGgtaaatgtcattgttttttaaacCTATGCTATCTGTTCATGTACACTTTAACCATCTGGCTTATTGTTCAGATACAATATTTGACTACGTCCCTCTAACATGATCCTCATGTCGATTCTCTCTCCTTCAGGTGTGGCCTGGTACCTGGGCACCTCATGTTGGCAGCGTGCACCTGAACCACGTGAACTAGACGGCGTCC
This window of the Paralichthys olivaceus isolate ysfri-2021 chromosome 9, ASM2471397v2, whole genome shotgun sequence genome carries:
- the ankhd1 gene encoding ankyrin repeat and KH domain-containing protein 1 isoform X5; protein product: MQDAVAGTAMLTDGFEDEIDSVTPRSPVAGMGVGATPGGVGLGGIGIGVGGKKVRLYGEPGGPAAERLDFKLAAAAVLSSGPGSGSDEDEVSEVESFILDQEDLDNPIMKTASELLLSSATDGVDLRTVDPETQARLEALLEAAAFADPEVLRRLTSSVSCALDEAAAALTRMRAENTLNAGQADNLVIFSRSLAEACSDGDVNAVRKLLDEGRSVNEHTEEGESLLCLACSAGYYELAQVLLAMHANVEDRGIKGDITPLMAAASGGYVDIVKLLLVHGADVNAQSSTGNTALTYACAGGFVDVVKVLLKEGANIEDHNENGHTPLMEAASAGHVEVARVLLEYGAGINTHSNEFKESALTLACYKGHLDMVRFLLEAGADQEHKTDEMHTALMEACMSQDGHVEVARLLLDSGAQVNMPADSFESPLTLAACGGHVELAALLIERGANLEEVNDEGYTPLMEAAREGHEEMVALLLAQGANINAQTEETQETALTLACCGGFLEVADFLIKAGADIELGCSTPLMEAAQEGHLELVKYLLAAGANVHATTATGDTALTYACENGHTDVADVLLQAGANLEHESEGGRTPLMKAARAGHLCTVQFLISKGANVNRATANNDHTVVSLACAGGHLAVVELLLAHGADPTHRLKDGSTMLIEAAKGGHTNVVSYLLDYPNNILSVPAPDLSQLTPPSQDASQVPRVPIQSLAMVVPPQEPDRAPSNIATPPPISSKSMSKQRQASLQPGVPTSVGRGPEAEPLPPFHLCQPLECIVEETEGKLNELGQRISAIEKAQLQSLELIQGEPLTKDKIEELKKSREEQVQKKKKILKELQKVERQLQLKTQQQFTKEYMEAKGLKEEQEVGLSQGPGPGSTTSAPGSLPTTPGAQVHTSSDTDEEANKDGEQDDQLGEEGDEEEDDDDDDEEGSEDEADGEEEDYPKLPQVGTILYRDGSQPPQQPPLPPSPQAQPQPPPPPLQTAFVPIQPLPDYNPADYPGSTSPELQRVLVGQQMLGQQQQVQGQQLGGLGPGMIPQQAPDGLMVATPAQTLTDTLDDIMAAVSNRVPMLNTTSPTPLSQPPTQTPANIASPPSVLPLYPSVDIDAHTESNHDTALTLACAGGHEELVSVLIARGANIEHRDKKGFTPLILAATAGHVGVVEVLLDKGGDIEAQSERTKDTPLSLACSGGRQEVVELLLLRGANKEHRNVSDYTPLSLAASGGYVNIIKILLNAGAEINSRTGSKLGISPLMLAAMNGHVPAVKLLLDMGSDINAQIETNRNTALTLACFQGRAEVVSLLLDRKANVEHRAKTGLTPLMEAASGGYAEVGRVLLDKGADVNAPPVPSSRDTALTIAADKGHYKFCELLINRGAHIDVRNKKGNTPLWLAANGGHFDVVQLLVHASADVDAADNRKITPLMAAFRKGHVKVVQYLVKEVNQFPSDIECMRYIATIADKELLKKCHQCMETIVKAKDQQAAEANKNASILLKELDLEKSREESKKQALAAKREKRKEKRKKKKEEQKRKLEEEEGQKVKEEFFEMQEQKEDSADETEVPIEPPSATTTTTIGISATSTTFTTAFGKKRASVATTPSTNRKNKKNKTKDSSPNEPIILQDPQVALAQHKADKNKIHGEPRGGGGGVTGGNSDSDPLDSTDCASESSSSGGKSQELNYLPDLTSSASSSSSSSSSSSSSSAPSSGAAQALLPGPEKRHCPQPQTDGKLDSKVTVSISKPMQKAPDMGDSTSNSLPSPFKTMALPITSPNSKLSLTSPKRGQKREEGWKEVVRRSKKLSVPASVVSRIMGRGGCNITAIQDVTGAHIDVDKQKDKNGERMITIRGGTESTRYAVQLINALIQDPAKELEDLIPRNHIRAPGSKTTSASFPSTTGIPSSSVTGAKALSSLVGSTGVSFQPSSSSSSSSSQAGGKIGKGLSSNVRQPFPVSLPLAYAHPQLALLAAQTMHQIRHPRLPMAQFGGTFSPAPSTWGPFPVRPVSPGSANSSPKHNGGTNCTVGQARPNSTHSDHSNTASSGASVTTTNTTTTSAPNTSSATASPHTPNPTPYNPQPSIPTPSSVRKQLFAPDPKPAGVSSVSAAATATSGTNAVRGTGSPAHHSSTTATANASQQPVGLISQLSVQSAKTEPSAMAPPGKEKTSLPVENQPVSVSESINSYTAPSMALAPKPDPRQQLPPPPSSVPSTEAPPPLLNQQPNSHLQSAPPPVLSHNVAHPNNTVPHFSAPAPRVSHRMQPPGPYSSLPEQQQQQQQQQTQQQQQQSVFVPFNAQQESLKQTQNQTSQPTSLPPQAQNQAQAQASGSLQVSANLGMMNGSQMQHVASAGKPQQIPPNFGPAGLFNFSSIFDNNSQVGNNQVWGACHLPARSPPEQSYSAPPAYMSMGQIENMMAPPPPDSSKAPGYRSASQRMVNSPIALTSYATSISGSPVYLHGHTPVGAPSFSRQHFSPHPWSASTSGESPVPPPSTVSSSALSTSAVAPPPQPKPGNSSQQDRKVPPPIGTERLARIRQTGSVNPPLLTTSYTASVGQGGIWSFGVGSASEAMSGWSQPLMSSHMMHPQLQAEQSAFSQHQPMEQDDTGIANPANNYHQPQHLPNSYMDFPKGMPMSMYGGTMLPPHSSMAEGPGGPMYNGLHAGDPAWSPIIKVVPNNADNADPQQQVWPGTWAPHVGSVHLNHVN
- the ankhd1 gene encoding ankyrin repeat and KH domain-containing protein 1 isoform X7 — encoded protein: MQDAVAGTAMLTDGFEDEIDSVTPRSPVAGMGVGATPGGVGLGGIGIGVGGKKVRLYGEPGGPAAERLDFKLAAAAVLSSGPGSGSDEDEVSEVESFILDQEDLDNPIMKTASELLLSSATDGVDLRTVDPETQARLEALLEAAAFADPEVLRRLTSSVSCALDEAAAALTRMRAENTLNAGQADNRSLAEACSDGDVNAVRKLLDEGRSVNEHTEEGESLLCLACSAGYYELAQVLLAMHANVEDRGIKGDITPLMAAASGGYVDIVKLLLVHGADVNAQSSTGNTALTYACAGGFVDVVKVLLKEGANIEDHNENGHTPLMEAASAGHVEVARVLLEYGAGINTHSNEFKESALTLACYKGHLDMVRFLLEAGADQEHKTDEMHTALMEACMDGHVEVARLLLDSGAQVNMPADSFESPLTLAACGGHVELAALLIERGANLEEVNDEGYTPLMEAAREGHEEMVALLLAQGANINAQTEETQETALTLACCGGFLEVADFLIKAGADIELGCSTPLMEAAQEGHLELVKYLLAAGANVHATTATGDTALTYACENGHTDVADVLLQAGANLEHESEGGRTPLMKAARAGHLCTVQFLISKGANVNRATANNDHTVVSLACAGGHLAVVELLLAHGADPTHRLKDGSTMLIEAAKGGHTNVVSYLLDYPNNILSVPAPDLSQLTPPSQDASQVPRVPIQSLAMVVPPQEPDRAPSNIATPPPISSKSMSKQRQASLQPGVPTSVGRGPEAEPLPPFHLCQPLECIVEETEGKLNELGQRISAIEKAQLQSLELIQGEPLTKDKIEELKKSREEQVQKKKKILKELQKVERQLQLKTQQQFTKEYMEAKGLKEEQEVGLSQGPGPGSTTSAPGSLPTTPGAQVHTSSDTDEEANKDGEQDDQLGEEGDEEEDDDDDDEEGSEDEADGEEEDYPKLPQVGTILYRDGSQPPQQPPLPPSPQAQPQPPPPPLQTAFVPIQPLPDYNPADYPGSTSPELQRVLVGQQMLGQQQQVQGQQLGGLGPGMIPQQAPDGLMVATPAQTLTDTLDDIMAAVSNRVPMLNTTSPTPLSQPPTQTPANIASPPSVLPLYPSVDIDAHTESNHDTALTLACAGGHEELVSVLIARGANIEHRDKKGFTPLILAATAGHVGVVEVLLDKGGDIEAQSERTKDTPLSLACSGGRQEVVELLLLRGANKEHRNVSDYTPLSLAASGGYVNIIKILLNAGAEINSRTGSKLGISPLMLAAMNGHVPAVKLLLDMGSDINAQIETNRNTALTLACFQGRAEVVSLLLDRKANVEHRAKTGLTPLMEAASGGYAEVGRVLLDKGADVNAPPVPSSRDTALTIAADKGHYKFCELLINRGAHIDVRNKKGNTPLWLAANGGHFDVVQLLVHASADVDAADNRKITPLMAAFRKGHVKVVQYLVKEVNQFPSDIECMRYIATIADKELLKKCHQCMETIVKAKDQQAAEANKNASILLKELDLEKSREESKKQALAAKREKRKEKRKKKKEEQKRKLEEEEGQKVKEEFFEMQEQKEDSADETEVPIEPPSATTTTTIGISATSTTFTTAFGKKRASVATTPSTNRKNKKNKTKDSSPNEPIILQDPQVALAQHKADKNKIHGEPRGGGGGVTGGNSDSDPLDSTDCASESSSSGGKSQELNYLPDLTSSASSSSSSSSSSSSSSAPSSGAAQALLPGPEKRHCPQPQTDGKLDSKVTVSISKPMQKAPDMGDSTSNSLPSPFKTMALPITSPNSKLSLTSPKRGQKREEGWKEVVRRSKKLSVPASVVSRIMGRGGCNITAIQDVTGAHIDVDKQKDKNGERMITIRGGTESTRYAVQLINALIQDPAKELEDLIPRNHIRAPGSKTTSASFPSTTGIPSSSVTGAKALSSLVGSTGVSFQPSSSSSSSSSQAGGKIGKGLSSNVRQPFPVSLPLAYAHPQLALLAAQTMHQIRHPRLPMAQFGGTFSPAPSTWGPFPVRPVSPGSANSSPKHNGGTNCTVGQARPNSTHSDHSNTASSGASVTTTNTTTTSAPNTSSATASPHTPNPTPYNPQPSIPTPSSVRKQLFAPDPKPAGVSSVSAAATATSGTNAVRGTGSPAHHSSTTATANASQQPVGLISQLSVQSAKTEPSAMAPPGKEKTSLPVENQPVSVSESINSYTAPSMALAPKPDPRQQLPPPPSSVPSTEAPPPLLNQQPNSHLQSAPPPVLSHNVAHPNNTVPHFSAPAPRVSHRMQPPGPYSSLPEQQQQQQQQQTQQQQQQSVFVPFNAQQESLKQTQNQTSQPTSLPPQAQNQAQAQASGSLQVSANLGMMNGSQMQHVASAGKPQQIPPNFGPAGLFNFSSIFDNNSQVGNNQVWGACHLPARSPPEQSYSAPPAYMSMGQIENMMAPPPPDSSKAPGYRSASQRMVNSPIALTSYATSISGSPVYLHGHTPVGAPSFSRQHFSPHPWSASTSGESPVPPPSTVSSSALSTSAVAPPPQPKPGNSSQQDRKVPPPIGTERLARIRQTGSVNPPLLTTSYTASVGQGGIWSFGVGSASEAMSGWSQPLMSSHMMHPQLQAEQSAFSQHQPMEQDDTGIANPANNYHQPQHLPNSYMDFPKGMPMSMYGGTMLPPHSSMAEGPGGPMYNGLHAGDPAWSPIIKVVPNNADNADPQQQVWPGTWAPHVGSVHLNHVN